The following are encoded in a window of bacterium genomic DNA:
- a CDS encoding 50S ribosomal protein L25 → MLELEIKPRDSKESAETLRAQGVLPAVIYGPKEEATAITINQKEFERLFKQAGETTIIKLKGIGDEKDSLVHDIQRHPVTDTVLHADFYVLEKGKKVTLNIPLEFVGEAPAEKQGHILTKVLHEVEIEVAPAELPQHLEVDLSKLENVGDHVLASDIKLPKSAELKISPEEIVVSVTAFVEEKIEAPAPAEGAPAEGAAAAAPEGEAKE, encoded by the coding sequence ATGTTAGAGCTTGAAATCAAGCCGCGTGACTCGAAAGAGTCTGCAGAAACCCTCCGCGCCCAGGGCGTCCTTCCGGCTGTCATCTATGGCCCGAAGGAGGAAGCGACCGCCATTACGATCAATCAGAAGGAGTTCGAGCGCCTCTTCAAGCAGGCAGGAGAGACCACGATCATCAAGCTGAAGGGTATCGGTGATGAAAAGGACAGTCTCGTCCACGACATCCAGCGACACCCGGTGACCGACACCGTCCTCCATGCGGACTTCTATGTCTTGGAGAAGGGTAAGAAGGTTACCCTCAACATTCCGCTCGAATTCGTCGGTGAAGCGCCGGCAGAAAAGCAGGGCCACATCCTCACGAAGGTCCTCCACGAAGTCGAGATCGAAGTCGCTCCGGCAGAATTGCCGCAGCACCTCGAAGTCGATCTCTCGAAGCTCGAGAATGTCGGCGATCACGTCCTCGCATCCGACATCAAGCTCCCGAAGAGTGCTGAGCTCAAGATCTCTCCGGAAGAAATCGTCGTTTCCGTCACGGCATTCGTCGAAGAGAAGATCGAAGCTCCGGCTCCAGCAGAAGGCGCTCCGGCAGAAGGTGCTGCAGCGGCAGCTCCCGAAGGAGAGGCAAAAGAGTAA
- a CDS encoding lytic murein transglycosylase, translating to MKFSRLLVFFVLLALPLSASAALTPEERAELEKQLAEVEQQIAANKTELEKKQGERQSLERDVAILDGQIRETQLAIKQRDLAVRKLTDGITDKEAAIKVLDGKVAEGQESVAQMIRRTHEIDGISIAELALGGSITDLFTEIDNYQIVQQALDDAFKEMAIARSDLAARREALQSQQEEEQSILQLQKLEREQLQRSEREKSQLVSAAKGQEANYQKIIAERQQTATQIRARLFQLADSSEVSFGVAYDLAKKASEATGVRPAFILGILKNESDLGRNVGQCLLTNEPAKGNGKGANTGTAFPKVMHPTRDVDPFLEITAELGIDWKSQRVSCPQSVGYGGAMGPSQFIASTWMMYKDRIASATGQNPPNPWDNRAAFTASAIFLSDIGAARGTREGEREAALRYFAGGNWKNPAFASYGTRVLGFADEFQAQIDVLEGR from the coding sequence ATGAAGTTCTCGCGATTGCTGGTCTTTTTTGTGCTGCTTGCCCTGCCGCTTTCCGCTTCCGCGGCGCTTACTCCCGAGGAGCGCGCGGAACTCGAGAAGCAGCTCGCCGAAGTCGAGCAGCAGATCGCGGCCAATAAGACCGAGCTCGAAAAGAAGCAGGGTGAACGCCAATCTCTGGAACGCGATGTGGCGATACTCGATGGACAGATACGCGAGACGCAGCTCGCGATCAAACAGCGTGACCTTGCCGTCCGCAAGCTCACCGACGGCATCACCGACAAGGAGGCCGCCATCAAGGTGCTCGATGGGAAAGTCGCCGAAGGGCAGGAGTCGGTGGCGCAGATGATCCGCCGCACGCACGAGATCGACGGCATCTCCATCGCAGAGCTCGCGCTCGGCGGTTCCATCACCGACCTCTTCACCGAGATCGACAACTACCAGATCGTGCAGCAGGCGCTTGATGACGCATTCAAGGAGATGGCGATCGCCCGCTCCGATCTCGCGGCACGACGCGAAGCACTGCAGAGCCAGCAGGAAGAGGAACAATCGATCCTCCAGCTGCAGAAGCTCGAACGTGAGCAGCTCCAGAGATCAGAGCGTGAGAAATCCCAACTCGTTTCGGCGGCGAAAGGCCAGGAAGCCAATTACCAGAAGATCATCGCCGAGCGTCAGCAGACGGCGACACAGATCCGGGCACGTCTCTTCCAGCTCGCCGATTCCAGCGAGGTCTCGTTCGGTGTGGCATACGATCTTGCCAAGAAGGCGAGTGAGGCTACCGGTGTCCGTCCCGCGTTCATCCTCGGCATCCTCAAGAACGAGAGCGACCTCGGCCGCAATGTCGGTCAGTGCCTCCTGACGAACGAACCGGCCAAAGGCAACGGCAAGGGTGCGAATACCGGCACCGCGTTCCCGAAAGTGATGCACCCGACACGCGACGTCGATCCCTTCCTGGAGATCACCGCGGAACTCGGCATCGACTGGAAATCGCAGCGCGTGTCGTGTCCGCAATCGGTCGGATACGGCGGCGCTATGGGTCCATCGCAGTTCATCGCTTCGACGTGGATGATGTACAAGGATCGCATCGCGTCGGCCACCGGCCAGAATCCGCCGAACCCTTGGGACAATCGGGCCGCATTCACCGCATCCGCGATCTTCCTCTCCGACATCGGCGCGGCGCGTGGCACGCGCGAAGGGGAGCGGGAAGCGGCACTCCGCTACTTCGCCGGCGGCAACTGGAAGAACCCGGCATTCGCCTCCTACGGCACCCGCGTTCTCGGATTCGCCGATGAGTTCCAGGCCCAGATCGACGTCCTTGAGGGACGTTGA
- a CDS encoding type B 50S ribosomal protein L31 — MKKDLHPDTYRDVIFEDVSSGARFLIGSTIRTEKTDKWEDGKEYPVFQVEISSASHPFYTGQSKTIDTAGRVEKFKARAAKTSKK, encoded by the coding sequence ATGAAAAAGGACCTGCACCCGGATACCTATCGCGACGTGATCTTCGAGGATGTCTCCTCGGGGGCTCGTTTTCTCATTGGTTCCACCATCCGCACGGAAAAGACCGACAAATGGGAGGATGGTAAGGAATACCCGGTCTTCCAGGTTGAAATCTCCTCTGCATCGCATCCGTTCTACACCGGCCAGTCGAAGACCATCGACACCGCCGGCCGCGTCGAGAAGTTCAAGGCTCGCGCAGCAAAGACCTCCAAGAAGTAA
- a CDS encoding PCRF domain-containing protein, translating to MAQEPILNPEDYADDHRVAFLVTEWKRLLQAEKDAQELLEVDPSMKELAEKEVEEIDQQKEQLMKQMVQIVGDPNEREWPNEIVLEVRAGVGGEEASLFAEELASMYLKYAQIKGWKTKTIEESRAELGGIKEIQVEVKGENVYRELQYETGVHRVQRVPATEKQGRIHTSTASVAIMPIYKRIKIQINPADIERETSRSGGAGGQNVNKVETAVRLIHKPTGIDVRCTSERSQAANQERAMKLLESKLQQLQDETDDRKRAADRKSQVGTGDRSEKIRTYNFPQDRITDHRLKESWSNVEAIMGGRLGPIMEALEKGGGGEASDVAEDE from the coding sequence ATGGCCCAGGAACCGATTTTGAACCCCGAAGACTACGCCGATGATCACCGCGTGGCGTTTTTGGTTACCGAATGGAAGCGCCTCCTGCAGGCTGAAAAGGATGCGCAGGAACTCCTCGAAGTCGATCCCTCGATGAAGGAGCTCGCTGAAAAGGAAGTCGAAGAGATCGACCAGCAGAAAGAGCAGCTGATGAAGCAGATGGTGCAGATCGTGGGGGACCCGAACGAGCGCGAATGGCCGAATGAGATCGTACTCGAAGTACGCGCCGGTGTCGGCGGTGAAGAAGCATCGCTCTTCGCTGAGGAGCTGGCCTCCATGTATCTCAAGTATGCGCAGATCAAGGGCTGGAAGACGAAGACCATAGAAGAGAGCCGTGCTGAACTCGGGGGCATCAAGGAGATCCAGGTCGAAGTGAAGGGTGAAAACGTCTATCGCGAATTGCAGTACGAGACCGGCGTGCATCGCGTGCAGCGCGTGCCGGCGACCGAGAAGCAGGGCCGCATCCACACCTCCACCGCATCAGTTGCCATCATGCCGATCTACAAGCGCATCAAGATCCAGATCAATCCCGCGGACATCGAGCGCGAGACATCACGCTCCGGCGGCGCGGGCGGACAGAACGTCAACAAGGTTGAGACCGCCGTGCGGCTCATCCACAAGCCGACGGGTATCGACGTCCGATGCACCTCGGAACGCTCACAGGCAGCCAATCAGGAGCGCGCGATGAAGCTCCTTGAATCGAAGCTCCAGCAGCTTCAGGACGAAACGGACGACCGCAAGCGTGCCGCAGACCGCAAATCCCAGGTGGGTACCGGCGATCGTTCGGAGAAGATCCGTACCTACAACTTCCCGCAGGACCGCATCACCGACCATCGCCTCAAGGAGTCGTGGTCCAATGTCGAAGCCATCATGGGTGGCCGTTTGGGTCCTATCATGGAAGCCCTTGAAAAGGGGGGTGGCGGGGAAGCTTCAGACGTTGCGGAAGACGAATAA
- the rpsB gene encoding 30S ribosomal protein S2 — protein MVTTSAADMKTLYDAGAHVGYARTRRHPTSAPYLYSTKDRTDIFNLEETEKRLSTAAEFAASLAQAGKTLLFVGGKHEAASSVRSGAEAAGLPFVAGRWIGGTLTNFRNIRKRIDRMEKLMKDRESGELEKYTKKERLMIDREIEELQGRFGGITNLRDLPAALFVVDSRHEKTAVQEANQMRIPVISLASSDCDFSKVQFPIPANDTSVKSIALIVDAIAGAYSAGKRAPAAK, from the coding sequence ATGGTTACTACCTCAGCCGCAGATATGAAGACGCTCTACGACGCAGGGGCGCACGTGGGCTATGCCCGCACCCGCCGCCACCCGACGTCGGCACCGTACCTCTACTCGACCAAGGACCGCACCGACATCTTCAATCTCGAGGAGACTGAAAAGCGCCTCTCGACTGCGGCTGAATTCGCTGCATCCCTCGCTCAGGCAGGCAAGACCCTCCTTTTCGTCGGTGGCAAGCACGAAGCAGCAAGCTCGGTCCGTTCCGGCGCTGAAGCAGCCGGCCTTCCATTCGTCGCTGGTCGCTGGATCGGCGGTACCCTCACCAACTTCCGCAACATCCGCAAGCGCATCGACCGCATGGAGAAGCTCATGAAGGATCGCGAATCCGGCGAGCTCGAGAAGTACACCAAGAAGGAGCGCCTCATGATCGATCGCGAGATCGAGGAATTGCAGGGCCGCTTCGGTGGCATCACCAATCTCCGCGACCTCCCGGCAGCACTCTTCGTCGTCGACTCCCGTCACGAGAAGACCGCAGTTCAGGAAGCAAACCAGATGCGCATCCCGGTCATCTCGCTCGCATCCTCCGACTGCGACTTCTCCAAGGTCCAGTTCCCGATCCCTGCAAACGATACGTCGGTGAAGTCGATCGCACTCATCGTCGATGCGATCGCAGGTGCATATTCCGCAGGGAAGCGCGCTCCCGCGGCGAAGTAA
- the tsf gene encoding elongation factor Ts (EF-Ts; functions during elongation stage of protein translation; forms a dimer; associates with EF-Tu-GDP complex and promotes exchange of GDP to GTP resulting in regeneration of the active form of EF-Tu), with translation MATTEEIKQLRDATGVSVMQCKKALEEAGGDLEKAIVILRKIAAAGAGKKADRELAAGVAAAYTHAGGQVVGAIVLACETDFVSRNPEFQQIAYDIAMHVAAMRPEFITKEQVKEEDIAKAREVFTQEAASVKEEMRAKVIDGKLESFIKEKVLLDQPFVKNGDITIRQLIESGVQKFGEKIEVVRMERLAVK, from the coding sequence ATGGCAACTACTGAAGAGATCAAGCAGCTTCGCGATGCGACCGGTGTCTCGGTCATGCAGTGCAAGAAGGCCCTCGAAGAAGCAGGAGGGGATCTTGAGAAGGCAATCGTCATCCTCCGCAAGATCGCCGCTGCCGGCGCAGGCAAGAAGGCCGACCGCGAACTCGCTGCAGGTGTCGCCGCAGCGTATACCCACGCCGGCGGTCAGGTCGTCGGCGCTATCGTGCTCGCCTGCGAGACCGACTTCGTCTCCCGCAATCCGGAATTCCAACAGATCGCGTACGACATCGCGATGCACGTCGCCGCAATGCGTCCTGAATTCATCACGAAGGAGCAGGTAAAGGAGGAGGATATCGCCAAGGCGCGCGAAGTTTTCACGCAGGAAGCAGCAAGCGTCAAAGAAGAGATGCGTGCGAAGGTGATCGACGGAAAGCTCGAATCATTCATCAAGGAGAAGGTCCTTCTCGACCAGCCGTTCGTAAAGAACGGGGACATCACCATCCGTCAGCTCATCGAGAGCGGTGTCCAGAAGTTCGGCGAGAAGATCGAGGTCGTCCGCATGGAACGCCTCGCCGTGAAGTAG
- a CDS encoding glycosyltransferase family 2 protein, with protein sequence MLPKEYWYLHIARATDLTGTDRRIYRAFEILPAVLSIGTLAAFVALSFLKPVWAAYLTIVFAAYWLFKTAYLSMHLRYNFKRIRYNLSVNWREKLHDLPHVPARAEPHLVHMILLPFYDEPYEVLKESIDAIAHADWDPQGIIIVLAAEARAGSEHHAVAERLKEEYRERFLDFLVTIHPADLPGDIPGKGSNLSYAAEEARVKVLDERKIPYEHVVVSAFDSDTVVYPQYFACLTWHVLSAEDPERTSFQPVPLYHNNIWDAPLISRVIAYSSSFWQMIQQERPEKLATFSSHAVVFKSLYEAGYWQRNVVSEDSRIFWNMFARYDGDYRVVPMAYPVSMDANVAPSFWGTMRNIYKQHRRWTYGVENVPYILWISLKNKRIPAGKKWRAIGVQVEGFWSLATHPLILFSVGWLPLLVGGAAFNATVLSYNLPLVARSFLTLAMFGLMVSAAICMYLLPERPAHVPRHRNFFMVLQWILVPMTMVVFSSIPGLESQIRLAIGRYLGFWVTPKARAGAVEAEPLAEVTTSSVEEGKKD encoded by the coding sequence ATGCTTCCCAAGGAATACTGGTATCTCCACATAGCCCGGGCAACCGATCTCACGGGCACTGATCGGCGCATCTACCGCGCCTTCGAGATCCTTCCCGCGGTCCTCTCGATCGGTACCTTGGCTGCGTTCGTCGCGCTCTCATTCCTGAAGCCGGTCTGGGCGGCGTATCTCACCATCGTCTTCGCCGCGTACTGGCTCTTCAAGACGGCCTATCTTTCGATGCACTTGCGCTACAACTTCAAGCGCATCCGCTACAACCTCAGCGTCAACTGGCGTGAGAAGCTCCACGATCTTCCGCATGTTCCGGCGCGCGCCGAGCCGCATCTGGTACACATGATCCTTCTGCCGTTCTACGACGAACCATACGAAGTCCTGAAGGAATCGATCGACGCGATCGCGCATGCGGATTGGGATCCGCAGGGGATCATCATCGTACTTGCCGCAGAAGCCCGCGCAGGGAGCGAACATCATGCGGTCGCTGAGCGCCTGAAAGAGGAATACCGTGAACGTTTCCTGGATTTCCTCGTTACCATCCATCCGGCCGATCTTCCGGGGGATATCCCGGGCAAGGGATCGAATCTTTCCTATGCTGCCGAAGAGGCGCGCGTGAAAGTGCTCGATGAGCGCAAGATCCCGTACGAGCATGTGGTCGTCTCCGCATTCGATTCAGACACGGTCGTGTATCCGCAGTATTTCGCCTGCCTCACGTGGCATGTGCTTTCAGCGGAAGATCCCGAACGCACGTCATTCCAGCCGGTGCCGCTCTACCACAACAACATCTGGGACGCGCCGCTTATCTCGCGCGTGATCGCGTATTCCTCTTCGTTCTGGCAGATGATCCAGCAGGAACGTCCGGAGAAACTTGCGACGTTCAGTTCGCACGCGGTCGTTTTCAAATCACTCTACGAGGCCGGGTACTGGCAGCGCAATGTCGTCTCCGAGGACTCGCGCATCTTCTGGAACATGTTCGCGCGCTACGACGGCGATTATCGCGTCGTCCCGATGGCGTATCCGGTTTCCATGGATGCGAACGTCGCGCCGTCGTTCTGGGGGACCATGCGCAACATCTACAAGCAGCATCGTCGTTGGACGTATGGCGTCGAGAACGTGCCCTACATCCTCTGGATAAGTCTCAAGAACAAGAGGATACCGGCAGGTAAGAAATGGCGCGCGATCGGCGTGCAGGTCGAGGGGTTCTGGTCGCTCGCGACGCATCCCTTGATCCTCTTCAGCGTCGGTTGGTTGCCGCTTCTGGTCGGCGGTGCGGCTTTCAACGCGACCGTCCTTTCGTATAACCTTCCGCTCGTCGCGCGTTCGTTCCTCACGCTCGCGATGTTCGGTCTCATGGTCTCCGCGGCGATCTGTATGTATCTCTTGCCGGAGCGCCCTGCGCACGTGCCCCGTCATCGCAATTTCTTCATGGTGCTGCAGTGGATCCTCGTGCCGATGACGATGGTGGTCTTCAGCTCGATCCCCGGCCTCGAATCGCAGATCCGTCTCGCGATCGGCCGCTACCTCGGTTTCTGGGTGACGCCGAAGGCGCGCGCGGGAGCAGTCGAAGCGGAGCCGCTCGCGGAAGTCACCACCTCCTCCGTCGAAGAGGGAAAGAAGGATTAG
- the pheS gene encoding phenylalanine--tRNA ligase subunit alpha, whose product MQRGHIHPISSLIREANAIFSKMGFAFAEGPLVEDEWHNFDALNVPKDHPARDMQDTFFLKDEKETVLRTHTSPVQIRYMKSQMEKGILPPYRVIAPGKVFRNEATDMTHEAEFFQIEGFAVGEDITLANLKGTLERFFKELFKGASVEIRFRPSFFPFTEPSVEVDMRLVGEGVPEKLKDRWIEMMGAGMIHPNVLKNAGIDPAKYRGFAFGMGLDRLALLRWGIDDVRHMHSADLRFINQF is encoded by the coding sequence ATGCAGCGGGGCCACATCCACCCAATTTCGAGCCTCATTCGCGAGGCCAACGCCATCTTCAGTAAGATGGGCTTTGCGTTCGCCGAAGGACCTCTCGTTGAGGACGAGTGGCACAATTTCGATGCCTTGAACGTCCCGAAGGATCATCCGGCCCGCGACATGCAGGACACCTTCTTCCTCAAAGATGAGAAGGAGACCGTGCTCCGTACGCACACCTCGCCGGTCCAGATCCGCTATATGAAATCGCAGATGGAGAAAGGGATCCTTCCTCCGTATCGCGTCATCGCGCCGGGCAAAGTCTTCCGCAACGAAGCCACCGACATGACGCATGAGGCGGAATTCTTCCAGATCGAAGGGTTTGCCGTCGGTGAAGACATCACACTCGCCAACCTCAAAGGCACGCTCGAAAGATTCTTCAAGGAACTCTTCAAGGGCGCTTCGGTTGAGATCCGTTTCCGTCCGAGCTTCTTCCCGTTCACCGAACCATCGGTGGAAGTCGATATGCGACTCGTAGGTGAAGGCGTGCCGGAGAAACTCAAAGACCGATGGATCGAGATGATGGGTGCAGGCATGATCCATCCGAATGTCCTGAAAAACGCGGGCATCGATCCGGCAAAGTATCGTGGTTTCGCATTCGGTATGGGATTAGACCGTCTCGCCTTGCTGCGTTGGGGCATCGACGACGTGCGCCACATGCACTCGGCAGACCTCCGGTTTATCAACCAGTTCTAG
- a CDS encoding phenylalanine--tRNA ligase subunit beta, translating into MKISRDWLQKYFHAPLPSAQELADALTFHAFEIESVEGDMLDVKITANRGHDCLSYRGIAKEISAILKLPLASDPLKEEVRLEPVTDAVSVLIEDIELSPRYIAAVMKGVKVGPSPEWLVKRLEAMGQKSINNVVDATNFVMFNIGQPLHAFDAGKLKQKEGKFAIEVRKAVAGEKLHALDEKEYALKPGMLVIADKNAGTPIGIAGVKGGSPAGITESTTDIIIESANFNGASVRKTAKRLNLRTDASQRFEQVLSPELAAFGMRAAADLIHKLAGGEIVGYADAYAKPHVPIPVSLPADLPTKVLGIEITKEKIRDAFTRLGFMFEEKEDLFVVTPPFERRDLVIPEDLIEEIVRIEGFDTIPALELPEATAPEVNQNFYASEWVREHLVSEGYSEVFTSVFADKGERGVLNKVDSVRPKLRSTLVDGLNDALKKNVQNKDLLGLKEVKLFEIGTVWKDGKETVMAGIVTEKEKAKEDPLSVFLKEASSYDVLPLSATERYQPYSRYPSITRDIAMWVPAETSATDVESTLKEHAGKLCVRIGLFDEFKKENQISYAFRLVFQSDEKTLTDDEVMGFMQAVYDVVDKKGWKVR; encoded by the coding sequence ATGAAAATCTCACGCGACTGGCTCCAGAAATATTTCCATGCACCTTTGCCATCGGCGCAGGAATTGGCTGACGCCCTCACGTTCCATGCGTTCGAGATCGAGAGCGTCGAAGGCGACATGCTCGATGTGAAGATCACCGCGAATCGCGGACACGATTGCCTCTCGTATCGCGGCATCGCGAAGGAGATCTCAGCGATCCTGAAGCTTCCGCTTGCAAGCGATCCCTTGAAAGAAGAGGTGAGGCTCGAGCCGGTCACCGATGCCGTTTCGGTTCTCATAGAAGATATCGAACTCTCGCCGCGCTACATCGCCGCTGTCATGAAGGGAGTGAAAGTGGGCCCATCGCCGGAGTGGTTGGTGAAGCGTCTCGAAGCGATGGGGCAGAAAAGCATCAACAACGTCGTCGATGCGACGAATTTCGTCATGTTCAATATCGGTCAGCCGCTCCATGCATTCGATGCGGGCAAGTTGAAGCAAAAGGAGGGGAAATTCGCAATCGAAGTGCGCAAAGCCGTCGCGGGTGAAAAACTTCACGCGCTCGATGAGAAGGAATACGCTCTCAAGCCGGGCATGTTGGTCATTGCTGATAAGAACGCCGGAACCCCTATCGGCATCGCGGGTGTGAAGGGCGGCTCTCCCGCCGGTATCACGGAATCGACGACGGACATCATCATCGAAAGCGCGAATTTCAACGGTGCATCAGTCCGGAAGACCGCAAAGCGTCTTAATCTCCGTACCGATGCCTCACAGCGCTTCGAGCAGGTCCTCTCTCCAGAACTCGCTGCATTCGGTATGCGCGCCGCAGCGGATCTCATCCATAAGCTCGCCGGTGGAGAGATCGTCGGCTACGCCGACGCGTATGCGAAGCCGCATGTCCCGATTCCGGTCTCGTTGCCAGCCGATCTTCCCACGAAAGTTCTCGGGATAGAAATAACCAAGGAGAAGATCCGTGACGCATTCACTCGTCTTGGGTTTATGTTCGAGGAGAAGGAAGACCTGTTCGTCGTGACGCCGCCGTTCGAACGACGGGATCTCGTGATTCCGGAAGATCTTATCGAAGAGATCGTCCGTATCGAAGGGTTCGATACGATCCCTGCGCTCGAACTCCCCGAGGCTACGGCGCCGGAAGTGAATCAGAATTTCTATGCGAGCGAATGGGTGCGCGAGCACCTCGTCTCCGAGGGGTATTCCGAAGTCTTCACGTCGGTTTTCGCTGATAAAGGGGAGCGCGGAGTACTGAATAAAGTCGATAGCGTGCGCCCGAAGCTCCGCTCGACGCTCGTCGATGGTTTGAACGACGCGCTGAAGAAGAACGTCCAGAACAAGGACCTTCTCGGTCTCAAGGAGGTGAAGCTCTTCGAGATCGGCACGGTCTGGAAGGACGGCAAGGAAACCGTGATGGCGGGAATCGTGACTGAGAAAGAAAAAGCGAAGGAAGATCCACTCAGTGTTTTCCTGAAAGAAGCCTCTTCATACGACGTGCTTCCGCTTTCCGCTACGGAACGCTACCAGCCGTACTCGCGCTACCCGTCCATCACCCGCGATATCGCGATGTGGGTACCTGCGGAGACTTCTGCGACGGATGTCGAATCCACGCTCAAGGAGCATGCGGGGAAGCTGTGTGTCCGCATCGGGCTCTTTGATGAGTTCAAGAAAGAAAACCAGATCTCCTATGCGTTCAGATTGGTCTTCCAATCCGATGAAAAGACCCTCACTGACGACGAGGTGATGGGCTTCATGCAGGCAGTCTACGACGTAGTTGACAAGAAGGGCTGGAAAGTGCGTTAA